The genomic window TCAAAGAAATACGAATAATCGATTGTTACAATTGTCTGCCGAGTCAGGTAAATTTGATAGTTATCACTTCTTATCTGCGATATTTGATGAAGCAGGTGAAACAAACCATAGTGTGATTACCGACAAAATAACTTCTGGTCAAATCAATACTCCTAATTCTCAATTTATTCAAATTTCCACTGCTTATCCTGATTCGACTGTTCCGTTCAAGCAAGAAGAAGATGTGGTTATTCGTGCTATGGAACAAGATGACAAGCGAGAAGGCGACCATCAGTTGGCATTGATTTGGTCCCAGGATAGTGAAGACGAAATCAATAAACCTGAAACATGGGTAAAGAGTAATCCATTGTTGGATTTATCAGATAAACACGATGGACTTATTTCTGGATTGCAACGTGAATTAGATATTAAACGTATCAACTCACAAGAATTTAGTTTTGCGAATAAGAATCTTAATATTTGGCTAGATCATAAAGTTAATTCGTATATTGATAATGAAGATTGGGATTCTACGACTATAAGCGATTTTGATGTGGACGGAAGGGATGTATACGTTGGTTTTGATGCAAGTTTAACCTCTGATAACACTGCTCTTGCTTTTATATATCCATATCAAGATAACGGACAGAACTTATATCATTTGGAACAACATTCATTTGTTCCTTGGAAATTACTTGGTTCCATTGAGGCAAAAGAAAAATCAGATGGCATTGAATATCGAAAGTTTGCAGATTTAGGTTATGCAACCATTACGAACAACGAGCGTGGATTAATTAACCTCGACCAAGTGTATAACTGGTTACTAAATTATGTTCAAGAAAAAAATTTAAACGTTAAATTCTTTGGTTACGATGCTTTGAGAACCAATAATTTTATCCAAACACTAAATGATGAGACTGATTGGCCGATTGAACCCTTACGACAAACCAGTTATAACTTGTCTGAATCTATAAAATATATACAAAACAGTTTCTTCCACAGAAATGTTACGCATTTAGATGATGAAATAATGAAAAAAGCCCCTATGAATGCGGAAGTTGGTGAAAATAAGGCAGGTATGGAGATTGGTAAATCAAAACAATCAATGAAAATTGATGTGGTCGATGCTTTGATAGATGCTATGCACCAAGCAATGTTTCACTTTAACGACATGCGTGACCGTGATGATCCGCTTAGCAAATATAGTGACCAAGCAATCCAGGACTATTTGGAATCGGATGATTTTGGTTTTTAGGAGAACAACATGAAGAAAATATTAAATACTTTGAAGCATTGGTTTCTATCAAACATAGACACCGTGCTTTTTTTATTGGCTTTAGTGATTATCGATGTAAATTCTTATCATTTTGGAAGTCTAATTGGTAATTATGTTGTGGCTGGTAGCTTGTTCGTAGTCACTTACATATTAAATAAACCCCAAAAATGATTTTAATAACGGTAGAAAGGAAGTGAGCACATGTTATTCAGAACATTAAGACCCACAAGTAAGCCTTACCAGATGTTGGGAAGTGGAGATTATGAATTAGGCTATTCATTAAAGAACGGTCAGTTAGTATTTAACTCTGGTTATGTGTCGGCCACTAAAGCATTGAAATATTCAGATGTATTTGCGGTTGTAAATAAGCTTTCTGAAGATATGGCGAGTGTACATTTTCAAACTGATAATAGCTTTACTAATAAAGTATTGTCTAATCCCAGCCATTTAACAAACAGTTTTGCTTTTTGGCGATCTATGTATGCACAAATGCTTCTCACAGGAAACTCTTATGCCTACATCTGGGGAGATAAATCTGGAAGAAGTGACTATCTGGAGTTTTTGAAACCATCTCAAGTTGATATCTATAAGTCAGGAGATGGTGATAATTTAACATATGACCTAACATTTCCCGATACTCAAGAACCTGATATGAACAATGTTCCCAGTTCACAAATTATCCACCTGAAGACCATGAGTATTGATGGCGGATTAATAGGGATATAGCCCTTGAGTGCTTTATCTAAGGAGCTTCAACTGCAAGATGCGAATAAAGGATTGGCTTTAGATGCGATGAGGAATGGACTTAATATCTCAGGTATATTGAAGCTAAACCGTGGAGATTTAAGTAATCCAAAGATTCGAAATAGTGTCAGGGATAAGTTTGAAAAGACAGCTAAAGACGGCCATACAATCGTTTTAGATGCTTTGGAAGATTACCAATCTTTAGAAATTAATAAGGATATATCTAAGCTTCTTTCTTCTACAGATTGGACTGGTGATCAGATTGCCAAAGTATATGGAGTTCCCCAAGATTATTTAGGTACAGAAAGTGAACATTCAAATATTGAACAAGTT from Companilactobacillus sp. includes these protein-coding regions:
- a CDS encoding terminase large subunit; protein product: MDLTKLRQSDKEKQLLKQYSSEDFTDIQKKYQDEGTKYCFEVLDGKRTTGYNIRLACYRHLRDLKRVENNTSDFPFYYDLTKCKQVMNFAKICPNVDTGKPVALMAWQNFILCQIFGWRDDNQNKRYSSVIVSVARAQGKTYLCAIIACYAYLIEASGKNNQDLMVTSNITEQAKKIYGYISTMMNQLIDTNPLFKEFAKKVDMDVQHNRVIQRNTNNRLLQLSAESGKFDSYHFLSAIFDEAGETNHSVITDKITSGQINTPNSQFIQISTAYPDSTVPFKQEEDVVIRAMEQDDKREGDHQLALIWSQDSEDEINKPETWVKSNPLLDLSDKHDGLISGLQRELDIKRINSQEFSFANKNLNIWLDHKVNSYIDNEDWDSTTISDFDVDGRDVYVGFDASLTSDNTALAFIYPYQDNGQNLYHLEQHSFVPWKLLGSIEAKEKSDGIEYRKFADLGYATITNNERGLINLDQVYNWLLNYVQEKNLNVKFFGYDALRTNNFIQTLNDETDWPIEPLRQTSYNLSESIKYIQNSFFHRNVTHLDDEIMKKAPMNAEVGENKAGMEIGKSKQSMKIDVVDALIDAMHQAMFHFNDMRDRDDPLSKYSDQAIQDYLESDDFGF